From Malaciobacter mytili LMG 24559:
AAGTAAAAATTTTGATTCAGAATAAGCAGTTGCAAATATTACAGGAATATCTTTATTATCTATTCTTATTTGCTTTAACATCTCTATACCAGAAAGATTTGGCATATTTATATCACTAATAATAATATCTATTTCATCTTTTTTATTATTAAAGAGTTGTAATCCTTCTTCTCCATTTGAAGCTATAAATACATTTTTAAAAAATGTTTTAAAAATTCTTCCTAGTTCCTCTTGAGTAGATTGATGATCTTCAACATATAAAATAGATAAGTTTGATAAAAAACTTAAATCTAACATATTCTTCCCTACATGTTTTTATATATTAAAATCTAAAAATAATTTAATTATAAAAATTATATAGTTCTTTAGTTTTAAATTACTTTAAGTTAATTACCAATTATATAGTATTTTGTGTATTTTTGTAATAATTATTTTATAAAATTTTTAAATTTAAATTATAAAAAATAATATTATTTTGTAAGATTAATTAAATAATTTTTTTAAAGCCTCTAAAATTGCTTCTTTTTCTAAGTTTTTAATTTTATTTTCTAAAGATTCAACTGTTTCATCATTAGATAATTCTAAAGATTTTTGTAAAATATACTCACCTTCATCATAATTTTCATCTACAAAATGAATAGTAACACCTGAAAATTTTTCTTTTGCTTTAATTACTGCTTCATGAACATATCTGCCATACATTCCTTGCCCACCAAATTTTGGTAAAAGTGCTGGATGGGTATTTATTATTTTGTTTTTAAATTCAGATATTAAATTTTTTTCTATTTTTTTCATATATCCTGATAAAAAAATATAATCACATTTAAACTCTTTTAATAAGTTTGTAATAACTAAATCTAAATCTTGATTTTCATATGTTTTACTATTTACAATAAAATTTGGAATATTATATAAACTTGCTTTTTGTAAAACTTTTGCACTAGTATTATTTGAAATAACCACAACTACCTGAGCATCTAAAATCTTATCCTCACATGCTTTTTGTATATATTCAAAACCACTTCCATTATGTGATGATAATATTCCTATTCTTTTCATAATATATTCCTAAATCTTATTTAAAGGCGAATTATAATTAAATTTATAAAAAATTTCAAAATCTTTTTAAGTTAATTTATTAATTTAATCTTTGTGCGTGGGTTAATGCAATTGCAATTGCATCTGTAATATCAAGAGGTTTTATCTCTTTTTTTATACCTAAAAGTCTTTTTACCATAAATGCTACTTGTTCTTTTTGTGCTTTTCCATTTCCTGTTACAGCCTGCTTTACTTGCAAAGGTGTATATTCACTAAAATTTCCAAATTCTAAAAGAACTTTTAAAGATATTGCTCCTCTAAATTGAGCAAGTTTTATAACTGTTTTTGGATTATATGCATAAAACATATCTTC
This genomic window contains:
- the purN gene encoding phosphoribosylglycinamide formyltransferase is translated as MKRIGILSSHNGSGFEYIQKACEDKILDAQVVVVISNNTSAKVLQKASLYNIPNFIVNSKTYENQDLDLVITNLLKEFKCDYIFLSGYMKKIEKNLISEFKNKIINTHPALLPKFGGQGMYGRYVHEAVIKAKEKFSGVTIHFVDENYDEGEYILQKSLELSNDETVESLENKIKNLEKEAILEALKKLFN
- the ruvC gene encoding crossover junction endodeoxyribonuclease RuvC, with the protein product MKILGIDPGTRNCGYAIIEKNARDIKLLEAGLIKIKTKILQEQIVEMTEGLDMIFKKFSIDEVAIEDMFYAYNPKTVIKLAQFRGAISLKVLLEFGNFSEYTPLQVKQAVTGNGKAQKEQVAFMVKRLLGIKKEIKPLDITDAIAIALTHAQRLN